A stretch of DNA from Brachyhypopomus gauderio isolate BG-103 chromosome 7, BGAUD_0.2, whole genome shotgun sequence:
CTGCACGCGCGTTGGGGCAGCGCGTGAACAGATCTTCAACCTGTCCATCACACCAAGACTAAAACCTTCCACTGACACAAGTGTGAGCACTATTTCACGACTGCCATCAAACCCTCAAATTCTCAAAAGTTACAATGCTGCCGAGAAGGTACTCACATCCCCTTCGATCCGTATTTGTTGTAGAACTCCATGTGGTTGCACGCTTGGATCCACCCAACGGTCCAGGTCTCCTTGGCGGCCACCGGCGGCACCAGTACGCGAGCCGCCGCTCGGAAGTGCGGTGTACGGTAGCGCAGGACCACGCTGGAGGACTCGTCGATGCTGGTAGGGTTGGGATCGATGGAGCAGTTCACCTCCAGGACGATGATACTCTCACGGAAGCTCTTTGGATTACACCTAATGCTCTGAATGCAGCCCATTGCATTTAACAGCAATAAGATCCACGAAAATGTCCGAGCGTCTGAAGGAGACTGACGCATGGAAACTATCTCCGCAAAAATTGCATCCGTATTTTGTTCTTTCACTGGAGAAAAATAATTAATGGTGCAGTTACATTGATGACTCCCCTATCTGTtgtttcttcttcctcttctaaTGATATTTGAGGCGTTTAATTCAGGAGCTCATTTTGAGATGTCAGTAGGCTATCGCAATAGTTCCTCTGTGCACTTGTGCCGAGTTTCGAGCTTCATGGCATGTCCCCTGTCACACCATGATCTCTACAAATGCAACTTTCTTTACCTCGTCCTCCTTCAGCCGCGTGCAGACGTCTCGAGCGCTACGGTGCCACGCGCACGTGTGTTCTATGACATTCCGGCGCGTCTCGTATGGCACGAGATCAATTTATGGCCTCATAGAGACTACCGGCTGATCCCGAGCTAAGCACAGTTTACAGAAACTGCTAACGTAACATTTCGACGTCATACTTTATCCAGTATTGCAGAATTATTGATATAAAACTGCTTATGACAAGGATGCGTTCCACGCGTACCTTTTGAAATAATTATCATAAACACCTGAAAAAGCACAATAACTATTAGCCTAATTGATTCGAATTATGAGAACTTTATGACAGGGCATTTTATATAAAACATCTCTTCGTTAAATAATGCGGTCTTATGGTGTCCTTATTACGTTATAATATTGACATTTGTAATATTGTTCCCTTTTGCACTAGAAAATGTAGCTAGCTCAAATTTTATGCACGCAAATGCGCCAACTAAGTAACAGACTAAATACGGTAGTGGCAGAAATAAAAACTGCCGTTCTTACTGACATAATTTCCTctaattaataatataactgtgGTTGGTATCTCTGGTTATGCCGGTCGACAGAAATGCAAATTTATTTAGATTATCTCCAAAACTCTGATGAGGTGAAATACACAAACCGTGCAACTGTCCGAAGTATTCCCTAgtaaaaattctgaaattaAAGAGTTGCAGTGTGCTTGGTAGAAGACGTTTTAATCTTGATTTTCCTGCATGTTTGGTTGTGTTCAATCCCGTCGAACAGTACAGACTTTAATCCTGTTCCGTTTCTTTGTCCTCTGAATATTAAAAAAGTGGAGTCAGCGTCCTCAAAATTCAGTGGCACTACCGCAACATTCCAAAGGCAACCGGGTCAACTTTCTGCAGCCCATCTGTGCAGGCGATAAAAATATGCGATAGTAAAAATTAATTGGACACATTAACATTTTAGATAACAGGAACGACATTCCTTCTTGTCTCTTGGTTGGTCTATGCACCCCAACCTAATTCGGTCCCACTATTTTCCTTGCCTAATAATTTCACTGCAGCGTGTATACTCTTCATCCAGCCACACTGTTTCAAATGACAAGGATCAAGCCCCTTTATTTTAAGTGCCTCCAAAGACACTTCCCCTCCACGAAGAAGAGCATTCTGGGTAATGTAGTGTAACGCCTGGTTTTTGAACGGCTTTCGATCAATATTTTGGGAGCGCTGTGATGATGCAGATGtatgtgtgattttttttattattatttatttcttgtttTATTAACGTCGTTAAAATGCAAAATAACTGCTGATTTGGTCTAAATTATAAACTAAATTATAAATTTTCTAGACTGCAAGAGTAGGGCATAAATTAAACTCAGAGATACGTCCTAGAATTTCCGGTGTGTTTTAATTAGCACGTGCTAAGTGGACCTATCCCAATTAACATCATTATATTGTGTGAGATGGTCATGTTCATTTTATGTAAACCTTCTTTTTATGCACCTTACAAAACGGCAATCCTCAAACCGGAAAAGCCTGGGACAGAAGGTGTCGGGGATTCTGCGCTGTGAGAGGTTTGGTGGATGTTAGccattaaaatgacaatatacCATCTATTGTGTTAATAAAGAGACATAGGATACAGTATCCTGGTGGACACCACAATGCATATCAGGGTGGCGGTCTCCATCGCTCCAAATAGAACTCGCAGATATCTGCATTCCAGTCGCACCTTCTCGATGCCGGAGTGAGAAGACCTTCCTAACGCTGCGGTAGGCTTTAAAAGGCTTTTGTCCTTGGTTTAGCTTCTAAGCATCAAGCAGATATATTTATTAGATATTGCTTTTGTGATCAGTGGATATAGGTCACATGTGTCGCCGACGTTGTATCAGCCTAGGTTTTCATAATATAATCCGCCTAATACTGTTGATATTGGTGAtggttttgtgtctgtgtttttctttcttaGGTTCATTTGCACCCTTTGTCTTAATATAAACAACGCATACGCATTCCCACACGGCTAAATATATCCGACAGGCTTTTGTCAAAACGGTTCCAAATCACACCCCCCATCGCGCTTACGACATATTCGGTGTCTTCTACGTACGACATATTCGGTGTCTTCCATCTTCTATACATCAAAACAAACGGACGTCAAACGGACGTTACAAAAATGCCCATTAATCAGAACCGAACCAGAGCGCGCGACCGCGGTAACGTCCTCGGCAGACCGGAGTTCATATCACTGAACCAGCCCCTACGGAGCGGCGGTGGCGAGAACCGGGCGGCATCCAGAAGAGCCGGACAAGCTAAGAACCAGCAAAACCAACAGAACGACCCTCCGCACGAGCCTACGGACGGAACCAAGGACCGTAAAGAGCCCCAACGAATGCCGGAGGAAGATTGCATGCAGCTCAATCCGTCCTTTAAAGGGATTGCTATGAACTCGCTACTGGCCATCGACATACACCTGTCCAAGCGGCTCGGGGTCTGCGCCTACACCTCGTCTTCGTGGGGGAGCGTCCGTTCCATGGTCACTCTTCTCGCGCTCACTGGACACGGCATCACGTGGATCTGTGGTACTCTGGTGTGTCTCACGAGGAGTAATACCCTCGCGGGGCAGGAGGTGCTGGTCAATCTACTGCTGGGTAAATGCACTAAAACATCGTTTTTTTCTCGTGAAATATAGTGTACACTGTCTGGAAAGAAATATATCCTGTGTCAGTGCAGTTTGTGTgtcacacagaacagagagacagagacagaatgagaagTCTTAACCACCAATCAATGAAACCAGTGCTAAACCAATCTCAGTCTTGCACGTTTGCATACTGCCTACAGTATTGTGTGCTCAAGCATTACATTGAATCTCACAAGTGCAAtctcacaaacacaaaatgctaACGCAAGAGTGTCGTCCTCAAACTCATCACCTAAAAGTTATCTAAACGTTTGTGATGAGGCTATTTTCACAGCCATTCAAATAGAAAAATGCAGTTTTTGAGTTAACGGTTTCACTAGGTTATGCAACACCAGGCCAACCTGGTGAAAGATAATATACCGAATGATCAGTGCACAGGTGCAGAAGAGCTGTGGTCAGTTTTCCAACATGTCCAACCAATGGTTACAGATTTATTTTTGATGATCTGGTTTTTAACAGCAGTACAAAATGAAGTGTATTACACACTCCATACTTCCTTCACAGGTCATTACATCATTGTTCAGTGTTGTCATCAGTACTCTCTTTAGTTTGCGAACTCATCAGCAAGAAGTTACTGTGGCATCAGATGCACAAGATGCATTTCAGCACCCAGCAGTTCAGATCCCAGCAGTTCAGCACCcagccagagccggagtggctaatcgggagattcgggaggattcccgatgggccggctcatgtcaatctctagtttgggcagATTGGGAgaggaaaataattttgggccatatttgggcatgaaactcctgggctgaaaaagtggcccactccggccctgcaccCAGCAGTTCAGCGCCCAGCAGTTCAGCACCCAGCAGTTCAGCGCCCAGCAGTTCAGCGTCCAGCAGTTCAGCGTCCAGCAGTTCAGCGTCCAGCAGTTCAGCACCCAGCAGTTCAGCGCCCAGCAGTTCAGCGGTCCCACTGTTTCAGATTTTTCAGATTCTAGCACACCTGCTCCAGCTCATGAAAAGCTTGATAATTAACTGAAAACTGCATCAAGCATACAAAGTTGAAACTGTGTCGCCTCAGGACTGGAACTGAAAGTAGAGTTTTGTTTTAAACTATGATTCCCATCCATGGTTAACTTGTGTCCAGAAAACCTGTCTCAtgtatattattttttttattatgtccAGATGGACTTTAAATTTCAATTAACTGCATTGCACATTACAGTTTCAAGTGTGGCACGTACTGGCATTTAATGTCCTTTGGCCGAAGGAGTTAATGCATAGCCGTAGGAAGAGAGTGGAGTGTAAGAATCACAGAAAGCTGTGAGGAGACAGGTGTGAAAACTCAACAGAATATGTAGCAATTTGCAGTAACATATCTTTTAGCTGTGGCATTAGTTCTGTTTAAAGATGTAATATAGGATTGCTGGTTGGATCAGTATGGAAACTCAGCACAGATCCATACGATAAATTGCACTGTAATTAGGAAGCAGGCTGTGTCTTAGTGGATCAATTAGTGAATTAATTAGGGAGACGACGTTTTGGCTTTACAATGGTGTATTTcacaggagagtctcattacaGTGTGTATTGCTAGGCAGTAAGCGTCCTAGATAAAGTCTACAGACTAGAAGGATGGCAGTATAGCTGAACTTCATTACAAGTCTTCATGGTATTTGATCAACTACGTGAGGTCTTTGATACTAATCtgcaattacatttacatttatggcatttggcataCGCCCTTAtgcagagcgacttacatttttatctcatttttatacaagtgagcaattgagggttaagggccttgctcaggggcacctcagtcatggcctcgggtctgggaatcgaacccacaaccctccggtcacaagaccagttccctattactattgtactgcaTAGTACTGGATTAGCGTTGGCCCTGTACCCTTTGTTGACCTTTTTGTTGTTAATAACACGTTGTTTGAgatgaataacatttattgtaATTGACAACACTTCCTGTACTTTCAGCTCTATTTCTTGACATCATGACTGTGGCGGGAGTCCAGAAACTCGTCAAGCGCAAAGGACCATGGGAAATGAGCCCTGGCTTGCTGGACTATGTGGCCATGGACATCTATTCATTCCCCGCAGCCCACGCCAGCAGGGCGGCGATGGTGTCCAAGTTCCTGCTCTCCCACCTGGTCCTGGCTGTGCCGTTGCGTATCCTGCTGGTGCTGTGGGCCTTCCTGGTGGGGCTGTCCCGGGTGCTTCTGGGAAGGCACCACGTGACGGACATGGCGTGCGGCTTTGCCCTCGGCCTCCTCCAATTCAGCCTGGTGGAGACGGTCTGGCTGTCCTCCGGCGCGTGCCAGACTCTCATCTCCATAGGAACGCTCAGCTGGAGCCCGTTCCATTAGAGTGCGTGTCCATCACCAGGGGACAACTGAGAAGTTCCTACAGGCCCGTGAGCCGCTACCCACAACTGCAGGGCACGGCGCTTTAAGTCATACTGACTGCAAGAAGGAGACCTCGAAGTGCATATTAAATAAGGAGGAAATAATCACAAGAAGTCAGTTAACTAGATTAACACTGCAATTTTATTTGATCTGTATAAGATCAGATGTGATAATTACTTGACCTATTAAACTTGCCGCTCGTGGTAGCAGGGGAATTGGGGACGCATCTCATTTCTTAATCTCTCCAGCTTCTCTCTTTGACCAGTTTCTCTTACATTATTCTGTAAAGCTGACGTGCTTAATCCAAATACCACAAATTCCAGTTCACCTTCGTATGTTTGCCAGTTTTGCTTCTCAGCATTTGACCTCTAATACAGACCTCAGTGCCAGTGTACAAATGCAGTGATGTGGGCATTCTTTGCTAGCTGTGAGTGATGTGCGGTGACGGATATGTCGGTGAAGGGCTCGTGGATGTGAAGGGGGTGGAGAGGActgagagggtggagaggactgagagggtggggagggtggggagggCTTCCACACAGGTGCTGTTGGCACACACGTCATTTACATGTCAGTCCCAGCTTCTGTCCACCCATGACACCGTTTCAAAAAAGCATGAATGTCCACAAAGAGAACTGTGTCATCCATAATCCATCAGTCACATGCTTTTGTTTATTAAGGCCCTGAGCAGCATACATGTACATTTCATGTGCAAATTCTCATTATCATATTATCACTACTTCATGCTTTGAGTgctcaaaatgttttttatgattgattttgtttgtttgcttgtctgttTGTTTTATCTGGCAGCAACTGCCTAACTGCTGTTTATTTTGGTGGGAAAGAGGGTGGTATCAGAATTTCAGCTTAAGGCATTATACAACCATGCATGCAATGTTTTATGATcaggtaaataataataattactttCTATTGTTATACTTTCATTTTCAATTATGCATGTCCAATCTTGGTGTAGGATGAGAAATGTTATGAGAAAACTCATTTTTCATTGTTGTGATGTAACATTCTTACTTTATTAGTGCTCTATTAGTATTTTCATGTCTCTGAGCATACTGTATAAAATCAACTGTCTGCCATACATACATCTACATACTTATGTCTTCTTTCCTTCCtgaatatttaacatatttgaTTTTGGTGTTTTGCAAGTGCAATTCTTAAACCCATAAAGACTTTGAACAATGTGCTAAAATAGTACATTTTATGTGGTGATGGAATATTCCATGACACCAattaaaaatgctataaatacTTGATTATCTGTTGTGTTAATTATAGTCTGTATGCATGGTCTTACATAACCCATCACCGATCATGTGAACTTGTGGTGAAGTTAAGTTGGTGCTCATGTGATGATGGTTCTAGCTCTCTACATACAGTAGATAAGAGAGCTGCTTGCTCTTTGGTAGATTAGAGTATCAGGGTGACCCATATTCGTCTGGGTAACATCCATGTGGGTTCGCGTCTGTCACCCATCATGTTTAAAGAAGAACAGGAAAGATTGCGTCTGGGACAAACTCACTCGTGTCTCCTCTACAGCGTTGACAGTACAGTTGGCTTTATGCTTCCATCTGCACCATTTACTGTAATAAATCTAAGGACACCACTCAATATGCACTCATGGTAATAAAAAAATGGATGAATATTCTGATCTTCTCCGCAAATTTCATCCATTAGTCTAGCATCTAAATGCCTGCTTTGTTTATCCAAAGTGAGTCAGTTTCCAAGGAAACCGGCACACAGCcagaaaaaaagtttaaaaacatACTagatgagatatatatatatatatatatatatatatatatatatatatatatatatatatatatatatatataaatagtgATAAGATCTTATAAAGTTCATaagaaatgtatttattttctaAATTGCTCAATCCATTTCAGGGTCTCAAGTGTCCAGAAACTATTCACCCTGCACGGTGCCTGAGACAGTTGCTAACCATGGACAGGGCACATACATTGAGTCACCGTAGAAACACCAGTTGGGAAGGCAGGGGGAAACCACGGTAACCAAAGGAATCCCATGCAGACTCAGGAAGAACACATGAACACTACACAGATACCAAGCTAGGAACCCTACCCAGATGAATTGTTTTACACAGCCGAGCGCCATGCAACAACCCATGTTTTTGGACACTGAGAATGTAAATACTCAGTTGTATCATGCAATAAACATAAGATGCTTAACAGATGAAAGCTTAgggattaaaatgttttaaagccCTGCAGAATTCATCACCGCAGGCAGAGATGAAGCACAATAGGGCAGTAAGCAGCTGACTCAGAGCCCTTGTTTGCAAGGCCATGTCTGATGGAGAAAGAAGAGGACTGTTAAAggggtaaagtgtgtgtgtgtgtgtgtgtgtgtgtgtgtgtgtgtgtgtgtgtgtgtgtgtgtgtgtgtgtgttggatgttGGTGGGGccgggggtgtggtgggggtggggggggttatcTGCTGGGTCCCAGCATAAGCCCATCAAAAGTGCTTGAGACACACATGTTTCTGAAGGGAACTCATGCCTGCTTAATATGGCACATTACAGGCAGCAGGGAGGGAATGAAAACCCTTTCAGTATTCCCAGATATGTGCTGGATGTCAGACAAAGAAATAGCCTCTAAAATAAGAACTGAACCTTCAGGCGGCCGGCACGTTGTTTTCACTGTCAGTGGTTGGTGAATCTAGTTATTTGTCTCAAATGAACACTAAACTATACTTGTAGAcaagattaaaataaatgtgcAGTGTGCGTGAAATTGAGAAACTGTGGCTTGACAAGGGTGCCACCTAGTGGGCAGGTCAAGCAATTAAATATAAGGCAGCGCACGGGCGGACCAAAGGTGCATTCCAATGCGAAGTGGACGACGATAGAAATTCGGCCGTTTTACGGGAGATTCCCGTAGGGAGTGAAAACGCGTGGTTCGAAGAGAACTTCAAATTATTCAGGGAGTGGTGAATAGTTTGTCACTATAAAGGAAGATAACATGAAAATATGTCCATCAATCATTGCCTGTCCCGTCGAGATATTTTGACTAGTGGAGACTGCTGGCTGATTGTTTATTTACCAGAAAAATAAACCGGAATATGTCGAGGTTCACTTATGTGAGTGCAATCAATTTATGCGGAAGCAATCAGTAAATATATGGGAAAGTAACCTGTACAGGAAAGTTATGAAATCAGCTGCTTCACTCGTTAATTAGCTAATTATGAGATTGGAGTAGGAGCCTGCAATAGCAAATCACAGGCTGAATCCGAAATGTCTCCTATTCAGTACGCCAAAGCAGTACGAGATAACAGGTAGTATGTCCGAGGTTATGAAAACTGCCCAGTCGCCTTCTGAAAGAACGCactgcattgaaatctagtgcctAGTTAATTACGGCATTTCAGATTCAGCCACAGTTTTACGTGCAAAATATGGAGTCGACGTTACACATTAATTAAGGAATTGTCTGATTGCGA
This window harbors:
- the LOC143518742 gene encoding inactive phospholipid phosphatase 7, which produces MPINQNRTRARDRGNVLGRPEFISLNQPLRSGGGENRAASRRAGQAKNQQNQQNDPPHEPTDGTKDRKEPQRMPEEDCMQLNPSFKGIAMNSLLAIDIHLSKRLGVCAYTSSSWGSVRSMVTLLALTGHGITWICGTLVCLTRSNTLAGQEVLVNLLLALFLDIMTVAGVQKLVKRKGPWEMSPGLLDYVAMDIYSFPAAHASRAAMVSKFLLSHLVLAVPLRILLVLWAFLVGLSRVLLGRHHVTDMACGFALGLLQFSLVETVWLSSGACQTLISIGTLSWSPFH